One window of the Nocardioides jiangxiensis genome contains the following:
- a CDS encoding septum formation initiator family protein yields MSTPQLSRVRVTRIAEEAVERARLRVVPRTRVRAPKVPFVMLVSAILLAGVVGLLLFNTTMQQNSFAESDLQAHADELRSEQQALQAEIDSLNDPQRIGEEANRLGMVMPVCPRFLDTATNKVTQACDEPATKLPIDAPAQARPESLIPERTVVKVKAKPTTKQTDTPQGGAAKAVGVGSHGVSSTN; encoded by the coding sequence ATGAGCACGCCGCAGCTGTCCCGCGTCCGCGTCACCCGTATCGCCGAGGAGGCCGTCGAGCGGGCCCGCCTGCGCGTCGTCCCGCGCACGCGTGTGCGTGCGCCGAAGGTGCCGTTCGTGATGCTGGTGAGCGCGATCCTGCTCGCGGGCGTGGTCGGCCTGCTCCTGTTCAACACGACGATGCAGCAGAACTCCTTCGCCGAGTCCGACCTGCAGGCGCACGCCGACGAGCTCCGCTCCGAGCAGCAGGCGCTGCAGGCCGAGATCGACTCGCTCAACGACCCGCAGCGCATCGGCGAGGAGGCCAACCGCCTCGGCATGGTGATGCCGGTCTGCCCGCGGTTCCTCGACACCGCGACCAACAAGGTCACCCAGGCCTGCGACGAGCCGGCCACCAAGCTGCCGATCGACGCGCCGGCGCAGGCGCGTCCCGAGTCGCTGATCCCCGAGCGCACTGTGGTAAAGGTCAAGGCCAAGCCGACGACGAAGCAGACCGACACGCCGCAGGGTGGTGCCGCGAAGGCCGTCGGCGTGGGTTCTCATGGAGTCAGCAGCACCAACTGA
- a CDS encoding DUF58 domain-containing protein, giving the protein MASLTARGRTLLAAGITATVGGVALGQPSFTGVGVLLTALTLLGLVSVRRDHPVSVQRTLEPRCTPTGQPAHVRLALAGTTGTGPLLLEDRVPWALGVRPRFVLPAASGAWETEVDYTVRSDVRGRFPLGPLTVRAVDPFGLAVRTRVLEEESDLIVTPAVLTLPAVGRAGTWTGAGDNRPRAFASGSAEDVTVREYRQGDPLRRVHWRTSARTGELMVRREEQPWQSRATVLLDNRARAHRGHGAASSLEAAVTAAASVAAHLAARGFVVRLVTADGPPSADGWHDGATAADADRMLEELAVVEPASRTTIDTAWLSTGARHGMLVAVLGDVRDDAATLRRLLHHGAPAVALALDVDRWASAGGTPPGESLRAAGWRAVTVRPDTILAVAWRELAAMP; this is encoded by the coding sequence ATGGCGTCGCTGACCGCCCGAGGGCGCACCCTCCTCGCCGCCGGCATCACCGCCACCGTCGGCGGGGTGGCCCTCGGGCAGCCCTCCTTCACCGGGGTGGGCGTGCTCCTCACCGCCCTGACCCTGCTCGGCCTGGTGTCGGTACGCCGCGACCACCCGGTCAGCGTCCAGCGCACGCTCGAGCCGCGGTGCACGCCCACCGGTCAGCCGGCACACGTGCGCCTCGCACTCGCCGGCACCACCGGCACCGGACCACTGCTCCTCGAGGACCGCGTGCCGTGGGCGCTCGGCGTCCGTCCCCGCTTCGTGCTGCCCGCCGCCTCGGGCGCGTGGGAGACGGAGGTCGACTACACGGTCCGCTCCGACGTGCGCGGGAGGTTCCCCCTCGGACCGCTGACGGTGCGGGCCGTCGACCCGTTCGGCCTCGCCGTACGGACGCGGGTCCTCGAGGAGGAGAGCGACCTCATCGTGACGCCGGCCGTCCTCACGCTGCCGGCCGTCGGCCGCGCCGGGACCTGGACCGGCGCGGGAGACAACCGGCCTCGCGCGTTCGCCAGCGGAAGTGCCGAGGACGTCACCGTCCGCGAGTACCGCCAGGGCGACCCGCTCCGGCGGGTCCACTGGCGGACGAGCGCGCGCACCGGGGAGCTCATGGTGCGGCGGGAGGAGCAGCCGTGGCAGTCCCGCGCGACCGTGCTCCTGGACAACCGCGCCCGTGCGCATCGAGGTCACGGTGCGGCCTCGTCGCTCGAGGCAGCCGTGACCGCGGCGGCCTCGGTGGCCGCACACCTCGCCGCGCGGGGGTTCGTCGTACGCCTGGTGACCGCGGACGGGCCTCCGTCGGCAGACGGATGGCACGACGGTGCGACGGCCGCCGACGCGGACCGCATGCTCGAGGAGCTCGCGGTCGTCGAGCCCGCCAGCCGCACCACGATCGACACCGCGTGGCTCAGCACGGGCGCGCGCCACGGGATGCTCGTCGCCGTCCTCGGCGACGTGCGCGACGACGCCGCCACGCTCCGACGCCTGCTCCACCACGGAGCGCCGGCCGTCGCCCTGGCCCTCGACGTCGACCGCTGGGCCTCAGCTGGTGGCACGCCTCCCGGCGAGTCGCTCCGGGCCGCCGGATGGCGCGCCGTGACCGTCCGCCCCGACACGATCCTGGCCGTGGCGTGGCGCGAGCTGGCGGCGATGCCATGA
- a CDS encoding AAA family ATPase produces MARVRANMERVIEGKREVVDTALTVLLAEGHLLIEDVPGVGKTMLSKALARSVDGTVKRIQFTPDLLPSDVTGVSVFDPETRRFDFHPGGVFANVVVGDEINRASPKTQSALLECMEERQVTVDGTTLALESPFLVIATQNPIEMEGTYALPEAQRDRFMCRVAMGYPVPEAELAMLGAHTSANPLDELEPVTDAAEVSKLIEIVSRVHVSDAVGRYAIDLATATRTSPDLRLGASPRATLHLIRAAKARAALSGRGFVLPDDVHDLAVPVLAHRLLPGVEASLTGRTPQAVLTAILGRVPVPAPS; encoded by the coding sequence ATGGCGCGGGTCCGCGCCAACATGGAGCGCGTCATCGAGGGCAAGCGCGAGGTGGTGGACACCGCGCTGACCGTGCTGCTGGCCGAGGGACACCTGCTCATCGAGGACGTCCCGGGCGTCGGCAAGACGATGCTCAGCAAGGCACTGGCGCGGTCCGTCGACGGCACGGTGAAGCGGATCCAGTTCACCCCGGACCTGCTCCCGTCCGACGTGACGGGCGTGAGCGTCTTCGACCCCGAGACGCGACGCTTCGACTTCCACCCCGGCGGCGTCTTCGCCAACGTGGTGGTCGGCGACGAGATCAACCGAGCCTCGCCCAAGACGCAGTCCGCGCTGCTCGAGTGCATGGAGGAGCGCCAGGTCACCGTCGACGGCACGACGCTCGCCCTCGAGTCTCCCTTCCTCGTGATCGCGACACAGAACCCCATCGAGATGGAGGGCACCTACGCCCTCCCGGAAGCCCAGCGCGACCGCTTCATGTGTCGCGTGGCGATGGGCTACCCGGTGCCGGAGGCCGAGCTGGCGATGCTCGGAGCCCACACGTCCGCCAACCCCCTCGACGAGCTGGAGCCGGTCACGGACGCCGCCGAGGTCAGCAAGCTGATCGAGATCGTGTCGCGGGTCCACGTCTCCGACGCCGTGGGCCGCTACGCCATCGACCTGGCGACGGCGACGCGCACCAGCCCCGACCTGCGGCTCGGAGCCTCACCCCGCGCGACGCTCCACCTCATCCGCGCCGCGAAGGCACGCGCCGCCCTGTCCGGCCGCGGCTTCGTGCTGCCCGACGACGTCCACGACCTCGCCGTGCCGGTGCTGGCCCACCGGCTGCTCCCGGGCGTCGAGGCCTCCCTCACCGGGCGGACGCCCCAGGCGGTGCTGACCGCGATCCTCGGTCGCGTCCCCGTCCCCGCCCCGTCCTGA
- a CDS encoding peptidoglycan D,D-transpeptidase FtsI family protein → MNPRPGSQFRLKFGFLVIAIVLSFYGARLVQLQAIDPGSYSQIAYKEGLEQVVLPASRGEIEDRNGVAMAASMDGLMVIADPFLTAPKAPQLAKFLADRLGVDYFATLEKLRKTTGDGKRYQIIAHRIPATKVRKALADAADQGFQGLSTERDPIRAYPLNDVGANVVGFIGQDDENGPLAGLERTFNKQLAGADGEARYIAVKGRQVPLSEAEITEPRDGRPLRLTLDSDAQWFTQRTLAAAVRNWKAASGVAIVMDSHTGELLAYADYPSFDANDPQATDKEYYGSKGVQDPYEPGSVEKVLTLSSVMDSGHATPETRLTVPDVLMRDNWPIHDHGRQGTVKLTLAGVLSRSSNIGTTLSAETMEPSEIRDYLAKFGLGQRTNVGLRGESAGVVPAAPWSDIQRATISYGQGMTVTPLQMIAAVNTIANGGVRVSPSLIEGTATTDTGVKVGTSQATATRVLSADTAEKMSRMMETVLDPEEGTAPLARIPGYRVAGKTGTAQVNENGKYLDNLNDNSFVGFAPADNPRFTVYVVLRHVNGGAGGLTAGPAFKRIMSYMLRKYGIPPTDTTATPYETTWGGRGTGNLQP, encoded by the coding sequence GTGAACCCCCGCCCCGGCAGCCAGTTCCGCCTGAAGTTCGGCTTCCTGGTCATCGCCATCGTCCTGTCGTTCTACGGCGCGCGCCTCGTGCAGCTGCAGGCGATCGACCCCGGGTCGTACTCGCAGATCGCCTACAAGGAGGGTCTCGAGCAGGTCGTCCTGCCGGCATCGCGTGGCGAGATCGAGGACCGCAACGGCGTGGCCATGGCCGCCTCCATGGACGGGCTGATGGTGATCGCCGACCCGTTCCTCACGGCGCCGAAGGCCCCCCAGCTCGCGAAGTTCCTCGCCGACCGGCTCGGTGTCGACTACTTCGCGACGCTGGAGAAGCTCCGGAAGACGACGGGCGACGGCAAGCGCTACCAGATCATCGCCCACCGGATCCCGGCGACGAAGGTGCGCAAGGCCCTCGCCGACGCGGCCGACCAGGGCTTCCAGGGCCTCAGCACCGAGCGCGACCCGATCCGGGCCTACCCGCTCAACGACGTGGGGGCCAACGTCGTCGGCTTCATCGGCCAGGACGACGAGAACGGACCGCTCGCCGGCCTCGAGCGCACCTTCAACAAGCAGCTCGCCGGCGCGGACGGCGAGGCGCGCTACATCGCCGTGAAGGGCCGCCAGGTCCCGCTGTCCGAGGCGGAGATCACCGAGCCGCGCGACGGCCGGCCGCTCCGCCTCACCCTCGACAGCGACGCGCAGTGGTTCACCCAGCGGACGCTCGCCGCCGCGGTGCGCAACTGGAAGGCGGCCTCCGGGGTCGCCATCGTCATGGACAGCCACACCGGTGAGCTCCTCGCGTACGCCGACTACCCGTCGTTCGACGCCAACGACCCGCAGGCCACCGACAAGGAGTACTACGGCTCGAAGGGCGTGCAGGACCCCTACGAGCCGGGCTCGGTCGAGAAGGTGCTGACCCTCTCGTCCGTGATGGACTCCGGCCACGCGACGCCGGAGACCCGGCTGACCGTGCCGGACGTGCTGATGCGCGACAACTGGCCGATCCACGACCACGGGCGCCAGGGCACGGTGAAGCTGACGCTCGCCGGTGTCCTCTCGCGTTCCTCCAACATCGGCACGACGCTGTCGGCGGAGACGATGGAGCCGAGCGAGATCCGCGACTACCTGGCGAAGTTCGGCCTCGGCCAGCGGACCAACGTCGGCCTGCGCGGCGAGAGCGCCGGCGTGGTGCCCGCTGCTCCGTGGAGCGACATCCAGCGGGCCACGATCTCCTACGGACAGGGCATGACCGTCACGCCGCTGCAGATGATCGCTGCGGTCAACACCATCGCCAACGGCGGCGTCCGCGTCTCGCCGAGCCTCATCGAGGGCACCGCGACCACGGACACCGGTGTGAAGGTCGGCACCTCGCAGGCCACCGCGACGCGGGTGCTGAGCGCGGACACCGCCGAGAAGATGTCGCGGATGATGGAGACGGTGCTCGACCCGGAGGAGGGCACCGCGCCCCTCGCCCGGATCCCCGGCTACCGGGTCGCGGGCAAGACGGGCACGGCCCAGGTCAACGAGAACGGCAAGTACCTCGACAACCTCAACGACAACTCGTTCGTCGGCTTCGCCCCGGCGGACAACCCGCGCTTCACCGTCTACGTGGTGCTGCGCCACGTCAACGGCGGCGCGGGCGGCCTGACCGCCGGTCCGGCCTTCAAGCGGATCATGAGCTACATGCTGCGCAAGTACGGCATCCCGCCGACGGACACCACCGCCACGCCGTACGAGACGACGTGGGGCGGCCGCGGCACCGGTAACCTCCAGCCGTGA
- a CDS encoding class I SAM-dependent methyltransferase gives MAGTDRRATVLWAALEDILDEFPGATVLDIGGGTGGFAVRLAEQGHRVRVIDPSPDALAALGRRAGDAGVADLVSGEQGDLADLAALVPTGSVDVVLCHGVIEMVPDPAAALASIAAVLRPGGVLSLLVAQRHAAVIARAMAGQFQQARDLLVGGPGAVPSSARSAGRRFTAAEVEELLKGAGFTPSARQAIRVFSDLVPGALHDNEPGSAEALADLERAVSSLPEFLPLASQVHLVARR, from the coding sequence ATGGCTGGCACTGATCGCCGCGCGACCGTCCTCTGGGCGGCCCTCGAAGACATCCTCGACGAGTTCCCGGGTGCGACCGTGCTCGACATCGGCGGAGGCACGGGTGGCTTCGCCGTGCGCCTGGCCGAGCAGGGGCACCGGGTGCGGGTGATCGATCCGAGCCCCGACGCCCTGGCGGCGCTCGGTCGCCGTGCGGGCGATGCCGGTGTCGCCGACCTCGTGTCGGGAGAGCAGGGAGACCTCGCCGACCTGGCGGCCCTCGTGCCGACCGGGAGCGTCGACGTCGTGCTGTGTCACGGGGTCATCGAGATGGTGCCCGACCCGGCCGCTGCCCTCGCGTCGATCGCTGCCGTGCTGCGTCCGGGTGGCGTGCTCAGCCTCCTGGTCGCGCAGCGTCACGCGGCGGTGATCGCGCGGGCGATGGCCGGACAGTTCCAGCAGGCGCGCGACCTGCTCGTGGGCGGCCCCGGTGCTGTGCCGTCGAGTGCTCGCAGCGCGGGCCGCCGGTTCACGGCTGCGGAGGTCGAGGAGCTCCTCAAGGGTGCAGGATTCACGCCGTCGGCACGCCAGGCGATCCGCGTGTTCAGCGACCTCGTGCCGGGGGCGCTGCACGACAACGAGCCGGGCTCCGCGGAGGCACTGGCGGACCTCGAGCGGGCGGTTTCCTCGCTTCCCGAGTTCCTGCCGCTCGCCAGCCAGGTGCACCTGGTCGCGCGCCGCTGA
- a CDS encoding transglutaminase family protein, translating to MTTLRSPRVAALAAVASWLVLASWSRLGEDTAGFAGRLLLAIALVCAAGVGLRRIGLEWPFALSGQLLTALLVLQAQLGTSWLPTTESTRHALLALVHALDSASQNPSPVARGLPSIVPLLLAGGVAVHLVVDLVAVSLGRVLPASLPLLAAWVLPVSVLGTASGALPFLLAAAAWVALIATHEQVERGRWGHVAAHGRSATFRSLRQLVVVGGAALVLATLLPGVLPHREPYRLDGDGPSGTVRVADPVADLRRNLTRGTDIDLMRVTLGGDAAPPSYVRLTVLDEFDGKAWRAGPRSWPPDNGVDGTFPAAPALGLPGRRVPWHVTISPAFASDWLPLPTWTVKVVTGDSWRYDSNQLDVHRAGTPGTTAGLHYIVDEYRPRIDAARLASTPPDPTRPAADTALPSARPAWVRTLARKITAGARTNYQRAVDLQEWFQHDFTYSTDTAAGSGFAALGDFLNHSRSGYCEQFAASMALLARELDMPARVSVGFLRPRHVTGLTYEFSAHDLHAWPEIWFRGVGWVGFEPTPTSHTGTLPAWSRPRTQPSPSTSATSTATPSAAPRPGNKLPDEGPVSTRSHDGGVPLPLVLGTGLVLVAGLAATPWFVRRRQRARRLGSPDVEAWWAELHATATDLGLAWPAGRSPRATAHAIAPHLGAGQQTAAHEALDRVVTTLELRRYASAGTGTATSDDVATCSDALRSASERRVARRATWWPRSVLGGQRGDGRLRKADSA from the coding sequence ATGACCACCCTCCGCAGCCCCCGTGTCGCCGCGCTGGCCGCGGTCGCGAGCTGGCTCGTCCTGGCCTCCTGGAGCCGCCTCGGCGAGGACACCGCCGGCTTCGCAGGCCGCCTGCTCCTGGCGATCGCTCTGGTGTGTGCGGCCGGCGTCGGCCTGCGACGGATCGGCCTCGAGTGGCCGTTCGCCCTCTCGGGCCAGCTCCTCACCGCCCTGCTGGTCCTGCAGGCTCAGCTGGGGACCTCCTGGCTGCCCACGACGGAGTCGACGCGTCATGCCCTGCTCGCCCTGGTCCATGCCCTCGACTCCGCCTCACAGAACCCGTCACCGGTCGCCCGCGGCCTGCCTTCGATCGTGCCGCTCCTTCTCGCCGGCGGCGTCGCGGTCCACCTCGTCGTCGACCTGGTCGCCGTGTCGCTGGGTCGCGTACTGCCTGCGAGCCTCCCGCTCCTCGCGGCCTGGGTGCTGCCCGTCAGCGTCCTGGGCACCGCGTCGGGCGCGCTCCCGTTCCTCCTCGCAGCTGCCGCATGGGTGGCGCTGATCGCGACCCACGAGCAGGTCGAGCGCGGGCGCTGGGGGCACGTGGCCGCCCACGGCCGCTCGGCGACGTTCCGCTCGCTGCGGCAGCTCGTCGTCGTCGGCGGCGCGGCACTCGTGCTCGCCACCCTGCTGCCCGGCGTACTCCCCCACCGCGAGCCCTACCGCCTTGACGGGGACGGTCCCTCCGGCACGGTCCGCGTCGCCGACCCCGTCGCGGACCTCCGGCGCAACCTCACGCGCGGCACCGACATCGACCTGATGCGCGTCACGCTCGGCGGCGACGCGGCACCCCCGTCGTACGTGCGACTGACGGTGCTCGACGAGTTCGACGGGAAGGCCTGGCGGGCCGGGCCCCGCTCCTGGCCGCCGGACAACGGGGTCGACGGCACGTTCCCGGCCGCGCCCGCCCTCGGACTGCCGGGGCGGCGCGTTCCCTGGCACGTCACGATCTCGCCGGCCTTCGCGTCGGACTGGCTTCCGCTTCCCACCTGGACGGTCAAGGTGGTCACGGGCGACAGCTGGCGCTACGACAGCAACCAGCTCGACGTGCACCGGGCCGGCACCCCCGGCACCACGGCGGGGCTGCACTACATCGTCGACGAGTACCGCCCCCGGATCGACGCCGCCCGGCTGGCGAGCACGCCACCCGACCCGACCCGGCCCGCCGCCGACACCGCCCTGCCGTCCGCGCGTCCCGCCTGGGTCCGCACGCTCGCCCGGAAGATCACCGCAGGAGCGAGGACCAACTACCAGCGGGCCGTCGACCTGCAGGAGTGGTTCCAGCACGACTTCACGTACTCGACCGACACGGCGGCCGGGAGTGGCTTCGCCGCGCTCGGGGACTTCCTCAACCACTCCCGCAGCGGCTACTGCGAGCAGTTCGCGGCCTCGATGGCGCTTCTCGCCCGGGAGCTCGACATGCCGGCGCGGGTCTCCGTCGGCTTCCTGCGCCCCCGTCACGTCACGGGACTCACCTACGAGTTCAGCGCACACGACCTGCACGCATGGCCCGAGATCTGGTTCCGTGGCGTGGGGTGGGTCGGCTTCGAGCCGACGCCGACCAGCCACACCGGGACGCTCCCCGCCTGGTCACGGCCGCGCACCCAGCCCTCGCCCAGCACCAGCGCAACGTCGACGGCGACCCCGTCGGCGGCTCCCCGGCCGGGCAACAAGCTGCCGGACGAGGGGCCGGTCTCCACGAGGTCCCACGACGGTGGCGTCCCGCTCCCGCTGGTCCTCGGGACCGGGCTGGTGCTCGTGGCCGGACTGGCAGCCACACCGTGGTTCGTCCGGCGCCGGCAGCGGGCACGGCGGCTCGGCTCACCCGACGTCGAGGCGTGGTGGGCCGAGCTGCACGCCACGGCGACCGACCTCGGCCTCGCCTGGCCGGCAGGGCGCTCGCCCCGTGCGACGGCGCACGCCATCGCTCCGCACCTCGGGGCCGGGCAGCAGACCGCGGCGCACGAGGCGCTGGACCGTGTGGTCACGACGCTCGAGCTGCGCCGCTACGCCTCCGCCGGGACCGGCACGGCGACCAGCGACGACGTCGCGACGTGCAGCGACGCCCTCCGCTCCGCGTCCGAACGACGGGTCGCGCGACGCGCCACCTGGTGGCCGCGGTCAGTCCTCGGGGGTCAGCGCGGCGACGGACGGCTGCGCAAGGCCGACAGCGCGTAG
- the mraZ gene encoding division/cell wall cluster transcriptional repressor MraZ encodes MFFGTYTPKLDDKGRLFLPAKFRDQLAEGLVVTRGQERCLTVWSMQDFAGMTDRLREAPVTNKGARDYVRMLFAAASQEVPDKQGRISIPAVLREYASLGKDVMVIGAMNRIEIWDPTAWASYSEEQEQKFSELSDEVFPGI; translated from the coding sequence ATGTTCTTCGGCACCTACACCCCCAAGCTCGACGACAAAGGGCGCCTCTTCCTCCCGGCGAAGTTCCGGGATCAGCTGGCGGAAGGGCTCGTGGTCACTCGTGGCCAGGAGCGATGCCTGACCGTCTGGTCGATGCAGGACTTCGCGGGCATGACCGACCGGCTCCGCGAGGCGCCGGTCACCAACAAGGGAGCTCGCGACTACGTCCGCATGTTGTTCGCGGCGGCGTCGCAGGAGGTCCCGGACAAGCAGGGCCGCATCTCCATCCCCGCCGTGTTGCGCGAGTACGCCTCGCTCGGCAAGGACGTGATGGTGATCGGCGCGATGAACCGGATCGAGATCTGGGACCCGACGGCCTGGGCCTCCTACTCCGAGGAGCAGGAGCAGAAGTTCTCGGAGCTCTCCGACGAGGTCTTCCCGGGGATCTGA
- a CDS encoding DUF3040 domain-containing protein encodes MPLSEEELRLLEQMERALSEEDPKFASTLRGSSFRRAARQRAILAGVVFVAGVALLMSGAVTEMVPVAVGGFLVMLASATYALSALRSRPSPR; translated from the coding sequence GTGCCACTCTCGGAAGAAGAGCTGAGGCTCCTGGAGCAGATGGAGCGCGCCCTCAGCGAGGAGGACCCCAAGTTCGCCTCGACCCTGCGCGGCAGCTCCTTCCGCCGTGCCGCTCGGCAGCGTGCGATCCTCGCGGGCGTCGTCTTCGTCGCCGGTGTGGCGCTGCTGATGTCGGGTGCGGTGACGGAGATGGTGCCCGTCGCGGTCGGCGGGTTCCTCGTGATGCTCGCCAGTGCGACCTACGCGCTGTCGGCCTTGCGCAGCCGTCCGTCGCCGCGCTGA
- the rsmH gene encoding 16S rRNA (cytosine(1402)-N(4))-methyltransferase RsmH, protein MRPLHVPVLRERCVELLAPALQREGSVMVDCTLGLGGHTEAVLEALPNARVIGIDRDPNALRLAGERLAPFGDRFVGVHAVYDEILEVIAGQGLSHVDGVLFDLGVSSMQLDVRERGFAYAEDAPLDMRMNDGTGMTAADVLNTYDEHEIARILHQYGEEKFARKIAKAIVREREIEPWTRSGRLVELLYAEIPAPARRTGGHPAKRTFQALRIEVNDEIDVLRRAMPASLAAVGVGGRVVVESYHSLEDRITKQVFTEATRLDVPPDLPFVPAGMEPPFKAVTRGAEKAVEPELTENPRAASVRLRAVERIHADTPRRSPQR, encoded by the coding sequence ATGCGTCCCCTCCACGTCCCGGTCCTGCGCGAGCGGTGCGTCGAGCTCCTGGCCCCTGCCCTCCAGCGCGAGGGATCGGTCATGGTCGACTGCACGCTCGGCCTCGGCGGCCACACCGAGGCAGTTCTCGAGGCCCTCCCGAACGCCCGCGTCATCGGCATCGACCGTGACCCCAACGCCCTGCGGCTGGCGGGGGAGCGGCTCGCGCCGTTCGGTGACCGCTTCGTCGGCGTCCACGCCGTCTACGACGAGATCCTCGAGGTGATCGCCGGCCAGGGGCTGTCGCACGTCGACGGCGTCCTCTTCGACCTCGGCGTCAGCTCGATGCAGCTCGACGTCCGGGAGCGCGGCTTCGCGTACGCCGAGGACGCACCGCTCGACATGCGCATGAACGACGGCACGGGCATGACCGCCGCCGACGTCCTCAACACCTACGACGAGCACGAGATCGCGCGGATCCTCCACCAGTACGGCGAGGAGAAGTTCGCCCGCAAGATCGCCAAGGCGATCGTGCGGGAGCGCGAGATCGAGCCGTGGACCCGCTCGGGGCGCCTCGTCGAGCTGCTGTACGCCGAGATCCCCGCGCCGGCCCGTCGTACCGGCGGCCACCCGGCCAAGCGGACCTTCCAGGCGCTGCGCATCGAGGTGAACGACGAGATCGACGTGCTGCGCCGGGCCATGCCGGCCTCGCTCGCGGCGGTCGGCGTCGGCGGTCGCGTGGTCGTGGAGTCCTACCACTCCCTCGAGGACCGGATCACCAAGCAGGTCTTCACCGAGGCGACCCGCCTCGACGTCCCGCCGGACCTCCCGTTCGTGCCGGCCGGGATGGAGCCGCCGTTCAAGGCCGTCACGCGCGGCGCCGAGAAGGCCGTCGAGCCCGAGCTCACCGAGAACCCCCGCGCCGCCAGCGTCCGACTTCGCGCCGTCGAGCGCATCCATGCAGACACCCCCCGAAGGAGCCCCCAGCGATGA
- a CDS encoding UDP-N-acetylmuramoyl-L-alanyl-D-glutamate--2,6-diaminopimelate ligase, with product MPRRTPLGEVAGWLGLADPGADAEVSGISLSTQRIQPGDVYAALPGTRVHGATYAAQAVAAGAVAILTDEAGAELAAGCGVPLLVVDDARASLGAVSARIYGEPARDLRLLAVTGTQGKTTTTRLAELALEHAGVAAAVIGTVGTRVNGEDIKTALTTPEAPDLHGLFAMMRERKVDACAMEVSSHALVLGRVDGVQFDVAVFLNLGRDHLDFHSDLADYFAAKARLFTPERARLAVVNVDDEHGRILRDQLAGDVHGVPVRTFSTRGDADWRATDIVAGPEGSTFTVIAPDGRTAPTSVPIAGDFNVSNALAAVAACVEAGYELHAVAAGLAASGGVPGRLERVETGRDFHVVVDYAHKPDAVEAALRTLRPLVAPGGRLICVIGAGGDRDTGKRPVMGEIAARLSDLVVVTDDNPRSEDPAAIRAAVLAGTAEGPAEVHEIGDRRLAIRFALARAVAGDIVLVAGKGHETGQEVHGVVHPFDDREVVREELA from the coding sequence GTGCCCCGTCGTACCCCGCTGGGAGAGGTCGCGGGCTGGCTCGGCCTGGCGGACCCCGGGGCCGACGCCGAGGTCTCCGGCATCTCGCTCAGCACCCAGCGCATCCAGCCCGGCGACGTGTACGCCGCCCTGCCCGGCACCCGCGTCCACGGGGCGACGTACGCCGCGCAGGCGGTCGCTGCCGGCGCGGTCGCGATCCTGACCGACGAGGCGGGCGCCGAGCTCGCCGCCGGCTGCGGTGTGCCGCTGCTGGTGGTCGACGACGCCCGCGCGTCGCTCGGCGCCGTGTCCGCGCGCATCTACGGCGAGCCCGCCCGCGACCTGCGGCTGCTCGCCGTGACCGGCACCCAGGGCAAGACCACGACGACGCGCCTCGCCGAGCTCGCCCTCGAGCACGCCGGGGTCGCCGCGGCCGTCATCGGCACCGTCGGCACGCGGGTCAACGGCGAGGACATCAAGACCGCCCTGACCACGCCCGAGGCGCCCGATCTCCACGGCCTCTTCGCGATGATGCGCGAGCGCAAGGTGGACGCGTGCGCGATGGAGGTCTCCTCGCACGCACTGGTGCTGGGCCGCGTCGACGGTGTCCAGTTCGACGTCGCGGTCTTCCTGAACCTCGGGCGCGACCACCTCGACTTCCACAGCGACCTCGCCGACTACTTCGCCGCCAAGGCGCGTCTCTTCACCCCCGAGCGTGCCCGCCTGGCCGTGGTCAACGTCGACGACGAGCACGGCCGGATCCTGCGCGACCAGCTCGCCGGCGACGTGCACGGCGTACCTGTCCGGACCTTCTCGACGCGGGGTGACGCCGACTGGCGCGCCACCGACATCGTCGCCGGCCCGGAGGGCTCGACCTTCACCGTCATCGCACCGGACGGGCGCACGGCGCCGACGTCGGTGCCGATCGCGGGCGACTTCAACGTCTCCAACGCGCTGGCCGCCGTGGCCGCCTGCGTCGAGGCCGGCTACGAGCTCCACGCCGTGGCGGCGGGGCTCGCTGCATCCGGCGGGGTGCCCGGACGGCTGGAGCGCGTCGAGACCGGTCGCGACTTCCACGTGGTCGTCGACTACGCGCACAAGCCCGATGCGGTCGAGGCGGCGCTGCGCACGCTGCGCCCGCTCGTCGCGCCCGGCGGCCGGCTGATCTGCGTCATCGGCGCGGGCGGCGACCGCGACACCGGCAAGCGCCCGGTGATGGGCGAGATCGCGGCACGCCTGTCCGACCTCGTCGTCGTCACCGATGACAACCCGCGCTCCGAGGACCCCGCGGCCATCCGCGCGGCCGTCCTGGCCGGCACGGCCGAGGGCCCGGCGGAGGTGCACGAGATCGGCGACCGGCGCCTCGCGATCCGCTTCGCCCTGGCCCGGGCCGTGGCCGGCGACATCGTCCTGGTCGCGGGCAAGGGCCACGAGACCGGCCAGGAGGTCCACGGCGTGGTCCACCCCTTCGACGACCGTGAGGTCGTCCGGGAGGAGCTCGCGTGA